A DNA window from Oryctolagus cuniculus chromosome 21, mOryCun1.1, whole genome shotgun sequence contains the following coding sequences:
- the ALKBH2 gene encoding DNA oxidative demethylase ALKBH2 isoform X2 has protein sequence MDRFLVKGSPGSLPGEGKEETRDKPAAADGDGEPSSKRPRREAGGSGAHPADPSWQHIRAEGLDCDYTVLFGKTEADEILQELEREVEYFTGALARVQVFGKWHSVPRKQATYGDAGLTYTFSGLTLSPRPWIPVLERVRDRVSGATGHTFNFVLINRYKDGHDHIGEHRDDERELAPGIPIASVSFGACRDFLFRHKDSRGRSPARRVAGVRLQLAHGSLLVMKPPTNTHWYHSLPVRKKVLAPRVNLTFRRIVPAKK, from the exons ATGGACAGATTCCTGGTGAAGGGGTCTCCAGGCAGCCTtccaggggaggggaaggaggagacccGAGACAAGCCGGCTGCGGCGGATGGGGACGGGGAGCCCAGCAGCAAGAGGCCCCGGCGAGAGGCCGGCGGGAGCGGGGCCCACCCGGCAGACCCCAGCTGGCAGCACATTCGGGCCGAGGGGCTGGACTGCGATTACACCGTCCTGTTTGGCAAAACCGAGGCCGACGAGATTCTCCAGGAGTTGGAGAGAGAAGTGGAGTACTTTACAG GTGCGCTGGCCAGGGTCCAGGTGTTCGGGAAGTGGCACAGCGTGCCCAGGAAGCAGGCGACCTACGGTGACGCAGGGCTGACGTACACGTTCTCGGGCCTCACGCTGTCACCACGGCCCTGGATCCCCGTGCTGGAGCGTGTCCGGGACCGCGTGTCTGGAGCGACAGGACACACCTTCAACTTCGTGCTCATCAACAG GTACAAGGACGGCCATGACCACATCGGGGAGCACCGGGACGACGAAAGGGAACTGGCCCCCGGCATCCCCATTGCCTCCGTCTCCTTTGGGGCCTGCAGGGACTTCCTCTTCCGCCACAAGGACTCCCGGGGCAGGAGCCCGGCCCGGCGCGTGGCGGGGGTGCGGCTGCAGCTGGCCCACGGGAGCCTGCTGGTGATGAAGCCCCCCACCAACACACACTGGTACCATAGCCTTCCCGTCCGCAAGAAGGTGCTGGCTCCGCGGGTCAATCTGACGTTCCGGAGAATTGTGCCTGCTAAGAAATAA
- the ALKBH2 gene encoding DNA oxidative demethylase ALKBH2 isoform X1 encodes MDRFLVKGSPGSLPGEGKEETRDKPAAADGDGEPSSKRPRREAGGSGAHPADPSWQHIRAEGLDCDYTVLFGKTEADEILQELEREVEYFTGSKCAALTCLDFWACGRQEGLRCVHTGALARVQVFGKWHSVPRKQATYGDAGLTYTFSGLTLSPRPWIPVLERVRDRVSGATGHTFNFVLINRYKDGHDHIGEHRDDERELAPGIPIASVSFGACRDFLFRHKDSRGRSPARRVAGVRLQLAHGSLLVMKPPTNTHWYHSLPVRKKVLAPRVNLTFRRIVPAKK; translated from the exons ATGGACAGATTCCTGGTGAAGGGGTCTCCAGGCAGCCTtccaggggaggggaaggaggagacccGAGACAAGCCGGCTGCGGCGGATGGGGACGGGGAGCCCAGCAGCAAGAGGCCCCGGCGAGAGGCCGGCGGGAGCGGGGCCCACCCGGCAGACCCCAGCTGGCAGCACATTCGGGCCGAGGGGCTGGACTGCGATTACACCGTCCTGTTTGGCAAAACCGAGGCCGACGAGATTCTCCAGGAGTTGGAGAGAGAAGTGGAGTACTTTACAG GGAGCAAGTGTGCAGCACTCACCTGCCTGGATTTCTGGGCTTGCGGCAGACAAGAAGGGCTCCGTTGCGTCCACACAGGTGCGCTGGCCAGGGTCCAGGTGTTCGGGAAGTGGCACAGCGTGCCCAGGAAGCAGGCGACCTACGGTGACGCAGGGCTGACGTACACGTTCTCGGGCCTCACGCTGTCACCACGGCCCTGGATCCCCGTGCTGGAGCGTGTCCGGGACCGCGTGTCTGGAGCGACAGGACACACCTTCAACTTCGTGCTCATCAACAG GTACAAGGACGGCCATGACCACATCGGGGAGCACCGGGACGACGAAAGGGAACTGGCCCCCGGCATCCCCATTGCCTCCGTCTCCTTTGGGGCCTGCAGGGACTTCCTCTTCCGCCACAAGGACTCCCGGGGCAGGAGCCCGGCCCGGCGCGTGGCGGGGGTGCGGCTGCAGCTGGCCCACGGGAGCCTGCTGGTGATGAAGCCCCCCACCAACACACACTGGTACCATAGCCTTCCCGTCCGCAAGAAGGTGCTGGCTCCGCGGGTCAATCTGACGTTCCGGAGAATTGTGCCTGCTAAGAAATAA
- the UNG gene encoding uracil-DNA glycosylase has product MIGQKTLYSFFSPSPAGKRHTRSPEPAAPGTGVAAATEESRDAEASPAKKARAGKDEPGTPPSSPLSPEQLVRIQRNKAAALLRLAARNVPVGFGESWKKHLCGEFGKPYFIKLMGFVAEERKHHTVYPPPHQVFTWTQMCDIRDVKVVILGQDPYHGPSQAHGLCFSVQRPVPPPPSLENIYKELSTDIEGFVHPGHGDLSGWAKQGVLLLNAVLTVRAHQPTSHKDRGWEQFTDAVVSWLNHNSSGLVFLLWGSYAQRKGSAIDRKRHHVLQTAHPSPLSVYRGFFGCRHFSKTNELLRKSGKKPIDWTKL; this is encoded by the exons ATGATCGGCCAAAAGACCCTCTACTCCTTCTTCTCCCCGAGCCCCGCCGGCAAGCGACACACCCGCAGCCCCGAGCCGGCCGCCCCGGGGACCGGCGTGGCGGCCGCGACTGAGGAGAGCAGAGATGCGGAG GCCAGCCCCGCCAAGAAGGCCCGGGCCGGGAAGGACGAGCCCGGCACTCCGCCCTCGTCGCCGCTCAGCCCCGAGCAGCTGGTCCGCATCCAGAGGAACAAGGCCGCGGCCTTGCTGCGGCTCGCGGCCCGCAACGTGCCCGTGGGCTTtggggagagctggaagaagcacctCTGCGGGGAGTTCGGGAAGCCGTACTTTATCAAG CTCATGGGATTTGTTGCGGAAGAAAGAAAGCATCACACAGTTTATCCGCCCCCACACCAGGTCTTCACATGGACCCAGATGTGTGATATACGAGAC GTGAAAGTTGTCATCCTGGGACAGGATCCATATCATGGACCCAGTCAAGCGCACGGGCTCTGCTTCAGCGTCCAGAGACCTGTCCCGCCTCCACCCAG TTTGGAAAACATTTACAAAGAGCTGTCCACAGACATAGAAGGCTTCGTTCATCCTGGCCATGGCGATCTCTCCGGGTGGGCCAAGCAAG GCGTGCTGCTGCTCAACGCCGTGCTCACCGTCCGCGCCCACCAGCCCACTTCCCATAAGGACCGGGGCTGGGAGCAGTTCACCGACGCGGTCGTGTCCTGGCTGAACCACAACTCCAGTGGCCTCGTCTTCCTGCTCTGGGGCTCCTACGCTCAGAGGAAGGGCAGCGCCATCGACCGG AAGCGGCACCACGTCCTGCAGAcggcccacccctcccccttgtCGGTGTACAGAGGCTTCTTTGGCTGCAGGCATTTTTCTAAAACCAATGAGCTGCTGCGGAAGTCTGGCAAGAAGCCCATCGACTGGACGAAGCTGTGA